One Cryptomeria japonica chromosome 9, Sugi_1.0, whole genome shotgun sequence genomic window carries:
- the LOC131042839 gene encoding mitochondrial import inner membrane translocase subunit TIM8, protein MDPSTMSSPEFQQFLEQEKQKAMMNELVGKLSDVCWDKCITGAPGSKFSSSETACLVNCAQRFMDMSAQIMRRVQSMG, encoded by the exons ATGGATCCCTCTACTATGAGTTCGCCCGAGTTTCAGCAATTCTTGGAG CAAGAGAAGCAAAAAGCAAtgatgaatgaacttgtaggaaaACTTTCAGATGTCTGCTGGGATAAATGCATTACAGGTGCTCCTGGGAGTAAGTTTAGCTCAAGTGAGACTGCATGTCTTGTCAATTGTGCTCAACGCTTTATGGACATGAGTGCCCAAATTATGCGGCGTGTCCAGAGCATGGGATGA